In Campylobacter sp. MG1, the following are encoded in one genomic region:
- a CDS encoding TIGR02757 family protein yields the protein MIKKLLDEQSGIKNTIDNLYSHPDPLQVVYDNINSEYIEFIALICALFAYGNAGAIVKFLKKLDFTLLNKSDEEIRQINHKYRFQNEKDVAEIFISLKRFKKKSSIKDFSHKIYKTSKNNKILEVIQALITEIYSLNDYRSDGYEFFFSKVNNTSAYKRYCMYYRWMVRNDNLDLGLFNEISPADLLMPLDTHTHKMGLMLGLIKRKQADQKCMLELSKALKNFCNEDPLKYDFALYRISQTNDEESLNKLLQIYV from the coding sequence ATGATAAAAAAATTATTAGATGAACAAAGTGGTATTAAAAATACAATTGATAATTTATATTCGCACCCTGACCCATTGCAAGTAGTATATGATAATATTAATAGCGAATATATAGAGTTTATTGCTTTAATATGCGCTTTATTTGCGTATGGAAATGCTGGTGCTATAGTAAAATTTTTAAAAAAACTTGATTTTACTTTACTTAATAAAAGTGATGAAGAAATAAGGCAAATAAATCACAAATATAGATTTCAAAACGAAAAAGATGTAGCAGAAATTTTTATTAGTCTAAAAAGATTTAAAAAAAAATCAAGTATAAAAGATTTTAGTCATAAAATTTATAAAACAAGCAAAAATAATAAAATATTAGAAGTTATTCAAGCTTTAATTACTGAGATTTATTCATTGAATGATTATAGAAGTGATGGGTATGAATTCTTTTTTAGTAAAGTTAATAATACAAGTGCGTATAAAAGATATTGTATGTATTATCGCTGGATGGTAAGAAATGATAATTTAGATTTAGGTTTGTTTAATGAAATTAGTCCTGCTGATTTATTAATGCCACTTGATACACATACACATAAAATGGGGCTTATGTTAGGACTTATTAAAAGAAAACAAGCCGATCAAAAATGTATGCTAGAGCTTAGTAAGGCTTTAAAAAATTTTTGTAATGAAGACCCTTTAAAATACGATTTTGCTTTATATAGAATATCACAGACTAATGATGAAGAAAGTTTAAATAAATTATTACAAATTTATGTTTAA
- a CDS encoding F0F1 ATP synthase subunit A — protein MHNLFLFSDFITHDIKIAYLVHLILVVLIVLLLAKMATSKMQLVPRGVQNLMEMFLSGVLSMGKDTLGSEELARKYLPLVATIGLIVFVSNIIGIIPGFEAPSGSLNLTLVLAVIVFVYYNFEGIREQGVVKYFSHFFGTVKFIAPFMFLVEVISHFSRIISLSFRLFGNIKGDDLFLAVILALVPYIAPLPPYFLLTFMAFLQTFVFMILTYVYIASAIVVEEEH, from the coding sequence ATGCACAATTTGTTTTTATTCAGTGATTTTATTACGCATGATATTAAAATTGCTTATTTAGTTCATCTAATTTTAGTTGTACTTATTGTTTTATTGTTAGCTAAAATGGCGACTTCTAAAATGCAATTAGTTCCAAGAGGTGTTCAAAATTTAATGGAAATGTTTTTATCAGGTGTTCTTAGTATGGGTAAAGATACATTAGGTAGCGAAGAATTAGCTAGAAAATATTTACCATTAGTAGCCACAATAGGATTAATTGTCTTTGTTAGTAATATAATAGGTATTATCCCGGGATTTGAAGCACCAAGTGGTAGTTTAAATTTAACATTAGTTTTAGCTGTGATAGTGTTTGTTTATTATAACTTTGAAGGTATAAGAGAGCAAGGTGTTGTAAAATATTTTTCTCATTTTTTTGGAACAGTTAAATTTATAGCGCCGTTTATGTTTTTAGTAGAGGTAATTTCTCATTTTTCAAGAATTATTTCATTATCTTTCCGTTTGTTTGGAAATATTAAAGGCGATGATTTATTCTTAGCTGTTATTTTGGCATTAGTTCCTTATATAGCACCTTTACCACCATATTTTCTTTTAACATTCATGGCATTTTTACAAACTTTTGTATTTATGATATTAACATATGTTTACATTGCTAGTGCAATAGTAGTTGAAGAGGAACATTAA
- a CDS encoding NAD(P)H-dependent glycerol-3-phosphate dehydrogenase — MISVIGSGKWGSAIAHAISLNNKVNICSFSKKSGEYIDINEAKKSKYLIFALSAQGTYDYLRANFSNLNDNYVLIASKGIYQDLFLHDVFSKFFPIENISVLTGPSFAAEVSKNLPTALVISGINDKLNQEFANFFPSFIKTYTDNDVVGAEICGAYKNIIAIASGICDGLELGNNARAALISRGLIEITRFGKFFGAKDNTFLGLSGAGDLFLTASSTLSRNYRVGLMLAKGYNQDEIKQELNEVAEGIDTTKSVCKIAKTHNIYCPIANEILLILNGKNVKTSLQDLLKK, encoded by the coding sequence ATGATTAGCGTAATTGGTTCTGGTAAGTGGGGTAGTGCAATAGCTCATGCTATCTCACTTAATAACAAGGTAAATATTTGTTCTTTTAGTAAAAAATCAGGTGAATATATTGATATAAACGAAGCTAAAAAAAGTAAATATTTAATATTTGCATTAAGTGCTCAAGGAACCTATGATTATCTTAGAGCTAACTTTAGTAATTTAAATGATAATTATGTATTAATCGCTTCAAAAGGTATTTATCAAGACTTGTTTTTACACGATGTATTTTCTAAGTTTTTTCCAATAGAAAATATTAGTGTTTTAACTGGCCCATCTTTTGCAGCAGAAGTTAGTAAAAATTTACCAACAGCACTTGTAATTAGTGGTATTAATGATAAGTTAAATCAAGAATTTGCTAATTTTTTTCCTAGTTTTATAAAGACATACACCGATAATGATGTCGTTGGTGCTGAGATTTGTGGCGCATATAAAAATATTATTGCTATTGCTAGTGGAATTTGTGATGGATTAGAATTAGGTAATAATGCAAGAGCTGCTCTTATTTCTCGTGGTCTTATAGAAATTACTAGATTTGGTAAGTTTTTTGGTGCTAAAGATAATACTTTTCTAGGTTTAAGTGGGGCAGGTGATTTATTTTTAACTGCTAGCTCAACATTATCAAGAAATTACAGAGTGGGATTAATGCTTGCAAAGGGCTATAATCAAGATGAAATTAAGCAAGAATTAAATGAAGTTGCTGAAGGAATTGATACTACTAAATCAGTTTGTAAAATTGCAAAAACACATAATATATATTGTCCTATTGCTAATGAAATTTTATTAATTTTAAATGGCAAGAATGTAAAAACTAGCTTACAAGATTTATTAAAAAAATGA
- a CDS encoding tetratricopeptide repeat protein codes for MKKILLTLPLAFTILYAYDIKTLEQSCNNLDYNACNDLGAQYYNQNNITEAEKFYKLACDNNNAIACSNLSYINQNKSNLKLAYEYAEKSCDNLNAISCARSGYFLENGIGVTKNISKANEKYKKGCELQNGWACRNLGLSYEYAKGFKQNYSNALNYYELGCKYNDKSACLNAGYIYENFNNIDMIKTLGFYLKSCELGEPIACHNLSLMHTNNKILPINHSSAISLQLKSCQANYAPACNELAKAYEFGLGVNIDYKLAVNYYTKACDANNAAACNNLGVLNTKGIGTNKDYAKAIKLYTKSCELNNALACNNLGDFFSNGKIKKNPKQSKKYYKKSCNLGYKAACKK; via the coding sequence ATGAAAAAAATTTTACTAACTTTACCTTTAGCATTTACAATACTATATGCTTATGATATTAAAACATTAGAGCAATCTTGCAATAATTTAGATTATAATGCTTGTAATGACTTAGGTGCTCAATATTATAATCAAAATAATATTACTGAAGCGGAGAAATTTTATAAACTAGCTTGTGACAATAATAATGCTATAGCTTGTTCTAATCTTTCTTATATAAATCAAAACAAATCAAATTTAAAATTAGCGTATGAGTACGCTGAAAAATCTTGCGACAATTTAAATGCTATATCGTGTGCTAGAAGTGGATACTTTTTAGAAAATGGTATAGGTGTTACAAAAAATATTTCAAAAGCTAATGAAAAATATAAAAAAGGATGTGAACTTCAAAATGGGTGGGCTTGTAGAAATTTAGGCTTGTCATATGAATATGCTAAAGGCTTTAAACAAAACTACTCAAATGCTTTAAATTATTATGAATTAGGTTGCAAATATAATGATAAATCAGCTTGTTTAAACGCAGGATATATATACGAAAATTTTAATAATATTGATATGATAAAGACACTAGGATTTTACCTAAAATCTTGTGAATTAGGTGAACCAATAGCATGTCATAACTTAAGCTTAATGCATACTAATAACAAAATACTACCTATAAACCACTCTTCAGCAATATCATTACAATTAAAATCTTGTCAAGCAAATTACGCTCCAGCTTGTAATGAACTAGCAAAGGCTTATGAATTTGGACTTGGTGTTAATATTGATTACAAACTTGCTGTTAATTACTACACAAAAGCTTGTGATGCAAATAATGCTGCTGCGTGTAATAATTTAGGTGTATTAAATACAAAAGGAATAGGGACAAATAAGGACTATGCAAAAGCGATTAAGTTATATACAAAATCTTGTGAATTAAATAATGCATTGGCTTGTAATAACTTAGGTGATTTTTTCTCAAATGGTAAAATTAAAAAGAATCCTAAACAATCAAAAAAATATTATAAAAAATCGTGTAATCTAGGATATAAAGCTGCTTGCAAAAAATAA
- the glnA gene encoding type I glutamate--ammonia ligase, producing the protein MAKFVNNISEFYDFCIKNEVLFVDFRFTSLDGTWNHLTYTLKSVDEGVLKAGIPFDASSYKGWQPIDKSDMILIPDVTTAFLDPFATDNTVIVICDIFDIYKNDFYEKCPRTIAKKTMKMLDNNEIADTAYFGAENEFFIFDDVKIIDTMNCAMYQIDTEEGEWNDNKNYEDAYNTGHRPRRKGGYTPVPPIDSMQDLRAEMVQVLERVGIECFVHHHECAQGQGEIGVKFNTLVEAADNVQIYKYVVKMVAHLNGKTATFMPKPLHLDNGSGMHVHMSLFKNGKNLFYDKSGYAGLSKTAIHYIGGVLRHARSVTAFTNPTTNSYKRLIPGFEAPSILTYSCQNRSASCRVPYGINEKSARVEMRFPDSSSNVYLAFSSMLLAGLDGIKNELTAAGPMDENLFKLSLDEIREKGIEQLPHTLRGALESLIRDNAYLKPIFTDTCIQDYQHMKFKNQVWPVEQRPTAYEFKTTYSC; encoded by the coding sequence ATGGCTAAATTTGTAAATAATATAAGCGAGTTTTATGATTTTTGTATTAAGAATGAAGTTTTATTTGTAGATTTTAGATTTACAAGTTTAGATGGAACTTGGAATCATTTAACATATACTTTAAAATCAGTTGATGAGGGAGTTTTAAAAGCTGGAATTCCTTTTGATGCAAGCTCATATAAGGGTTGGCAACCGATTGATAAAAGTGATATGATATTAATCCCTGATGTTACTACGGCTTTTCTAGATCCATTTGCCACAGATAATACCGTAATTGTAATATGTGACATTTTTGATATATATAAAAACGATTTTTATGAAAAATGTCCAAGGACAATAGCTAAAAAAACTATGAAAATGTTAGATAATAATGAAATAGCTGATACCGCTTATTTTGGAGCTGAAAATGAATTTTTCATATTTGATGATGTTAAAATAATAGATACTATGAATTGTGCTATGTATCAAATAGATACTGAAGAAGGCGAATGGAATGATAACAAAAATTATGAAGACGCTTACAATACCGGTCATCGTCCAAGAAGAAAAGGTGGTTATACTCCGGTTCCTCCAATCGATAGTATGCAAGATTTAAGAGCTGAAATGGTTCAGGTTTTAGAGCGTGTTGGTATTGAATGCTTTGTTCATCATCATGAATGTGCACAAGGTCAAGGAGAAATCGGGGTTAAGTTTAATACTTTAGTAGAAGCTGCTGATAATGTTCAAATATATAAATATGTAGTAAAAATGGTAGCTCATCTAAATGGTAAAACTGCTACATTTATGCCAAAACCACTTCATCTTGATAATGGTAGCGGAATGCACGTTCACATGAGCTTATTTAAAAATGGCAAAAACCTATTCTATGATAAAAGTGGCTATGCAGGACTTAGTAAGACTGCAATTCATTATATAGGTGGGGTTTTAAGACACGCAAGAAGTGTAACAGCATTTACAAATCCAACTACTAATTCTTATAAAAGATTAATCCCAGGGTTTGAAGCTCCATCAATTCTAACTTACTCTTGTCAAAATCGTTCAGCTAGTTGTAGAGTGCCTTATGGAATTAACGAAAAAAGTGCTAGAGTTGAAATGCGTTTTCCTGATAGTTCTAGTAATGTGTATTTGGCATTTTCATCTATGCTTTTAGCAGGACTTGATGGAATTAAAAATGAGCTTACTGCAGCTGGACCTATGGATGAGAATTTATTTAAATTAAGCCTTGATGAAATTAGAGAAAAAGGAATAGAGCAATTACCACATACTCTAAGGGGTGCTTTAGAGAGCTTAATCCGTGATAATGCTTATCTAAAACCTATTTTTACTGATACTTGTATACAAGATTATCAACATATGAAGTTTAAAAATCAAGTTTGGCCAGTAGAACAACGCCCAACTGCATATGAATTTAAAACTACATATTCTTGCTAG
- a CDS encoding glycoside hydrolase family 3 N-terminal domain-containing protein: MKKILIILFINIVLYSQNLSNISTQRLAGQMIMIGFNGKDIKEYNIRKLGQEASLGKVGGIVFSANNFTNIEQAKKLVSRFKNIAIVNPLFLGIDYSDMNSSNFSDFYIPNFVDFNKNLNDIRTDYFDIAFGINELGINLNLTLNVNSSKEFNKMSIYAREYADIFRKNNLLVSIKSFPGDMNAKDGVIGDYNFKNLRPFYDFIQTNKADMIMVSNKIYPILDKKPANMSKKIINMLKNDLSFNGVIVSDDILGGDLDGIDFKDRIIDSINAGVDILYFGLSRIKYGDTASYVVDIISQAVDDGKISRSRLEESYIKITSLKERI, translated from the coding sequence ATGAAAAAAATTTTAATTATATTATTTATAAATATTGTATTGTATTCTCAAAATTTATCAAATATAAGCACCCAAAGACTAGCTGGTCAGATGATTATGATAGGTTTTAATGGAAAAGATATTAAAGAATACAATATAAGAAAATTAGGTCAAGAAGCTAGTCTTGGAAAAGTTGGTGGTATAGTTTTTAGTGCAAATAATTTTACAAATATTGAACAGGCAAAAAAATTAGTTAGTAGATTTAAAAATATAGCAATTGTAAATCCATTATTTTTAGGTATTGATTATTCAGATATGAATAGTTCTAATTTTAGTGATTTTTATATACCAAATTTTGTTGATTTTAATAAAAATTTAAATGATATTAGAACAGATTATTTTGATATAGCTTTCGGTATTAATGAATTAGGTATTAATTTAAATTTAACTTTAAATGTTAATTCTAGTAAAGAATTTAATAAAATGAGTATATATGCAAGGGAGTATGCTGATATTTTCAGAAAGAATAATCTTTTAGTTAGTATTAAAAGTTTTCCTGGAGATATGAATGCTAAAGATGGTGTTATAGGTGATTATAATTTTAAAAATTTAAGACCATTTTATGATTTTATACAAACTAATAAAGCTGATATGATAATGGTTTCAAATAAAATTTATCCTATACTAGATAAAAAACCAGCAAATATGTCTAAGAAAATCATTAATATGTTAAAAAATGATTTATCATTTAATGGGGTAATAGTAAGTGATGATATCTTAGGTGGTGATTTAGATGGCATAGATTTTAAAGATAGGATAATTGATAGTATAAATGCTGGAGTTGATATATTGTATTTTGGATTATCTAGGATAAAGTATGGAGATACAGCAAGCTATGTTGTTGATATTATAAGTCAAGCAGTAGATGATGGTAAAATAAGTAGAAGTAGATTAGAAGAATCTTATATAAAAATTACTTCTTTAAAAGAGAGAATATGA
- a CDS encoding type II toxin-antitoxin system HipA family toxin has translation MRVLQIYSNDDYVGDLKISAYGKNETYFFTYNKEWLINGFELDPNLPLVETEFVSKELWGAFSDISPDRWGQLIQKRKAGSDLTPSEYLAGVSDYFRMGSLRVRENNNFISPTDYILNNINELCISSQRIELGESLESDIKNLLAPSGSIGGARPKASIINNNELYIVKFPSIKDEYRQISNCEKTMLDIAKIAKINTCEVKLFETYKGTALLVKRFDRIDNTRIPYKSAMTLLGVKEGETSFEKSYCDLAYCLDTKNKKQLFRRMVFNGLFGNTDDHLRNHGVLYDKDTKTWNLSPAFDITPETIDYSKQNHALNFIDYENLPSLKLFDEIKEFFEINENEFKEILKDMKNARDKFEEVAILNGVNKDNLKALKNNYQHKDFDNIKNIR, from the coding sequence ATGAGAGTTTTGCAAATTTATAGCAATGATGATTATGTGGGAGATTTAAAAATATCAGCCTATGGTAAAAATGAAACATATTTTTTTACTTATAATAAAGAATGGCTTATTAATGGATTTGAACTTGACCCAAACTTGCCTTTAGTTGAAACTGAATTTGTAAGCAAGGAATTATGGGGAGCTTTTAGTGATATTAGTCCTGATAGATGGGGTCAATTAATTCAAAAACGAAAAGCTGGTAGTGATTTAACGCCTAGTGAATATTTAGCAGGAGTTAGTGATTATTTTAGGATGGGTTCTCTTAGAGTTAGAGAAAATAATAATTTTATATCACCAACAGATTATATTCTTAATAATATAAATGAATTATGTATTTCATCTCAAAGAATTGAATTAGGTGAAAGCTTAGAAAGTGATATTAAAAATCTTTTAGCACCGAGTGGTAGTATAGGTGGTGCAAGACCAAAAGCAAGTATTATAAACAATAATGAGCTTTATATAGTAAAATTTCCATCTATTAAAGATGAATATAGACAAATATCAAATTGTGAAAAAACTATGCTTGATATTGCTAAAATAGCAAAAATTAATACTTGTGAAGTAAAGTTATTTGAAACCTATAAAGGAACAGCATTACTTGTAAAAAGGTTTGATAGAATAGATAATACAAGAATTCCTTATAAATCAGCTATGACTTTATTAGGTGTTAAAGAAGGGGAAACAAGTTTTGAAAAATCTTATTGTGATTTAGCATATTGCTTGGATACTAAAAATAAAAAGCAATTGTTTAGAAGAATGGTTTTTAATGGTTTATTTGGCAATACGGACGACCATTTAAGAAATCACGGCGTTTTATATGATAAAGATACTAAAACTTGGAATTTATCTCCTGCATTTGATATAACACCAGAAACAATAGATTATTCAAAACAAAATCACGCTTTAAATTTTATAGATTATGAAAACTTGCCATCGCTTAAATTATTTGATGAAATTAAAGAATTTTTTGAAATTAATGAAAATGAATTTAAAGAAATTTTAAAAGATATGAAAAATGCTAGAGATAAATTTGAAGAAGTAGCAATTTTAAATGGCGTGAATAAGGATAATCTAAAAGCTTTAAAAAATAATTACCAACATAAGGATTTTGATAATATTAAAAATATAAGATAA
- a CDS encoding RNA degradosome polyphosphate kinase: MKMRRDLLFNRELSWLKFNTRVLNQCSKNIPLLEKLRFVVIYCTNLDEFYMIRVAGLKQLFAAGVVPANEISPLEQLNAIREYLHHEKETLENYYFSIMKELENAKVYLKNYNELTRNQRGKAKEYFFSTIVPVIVPIAVDSTHPFPPLNNLSFSLVLKLSSDTDKHHKFAMIRIPRVLPRFYEADTGLFVPIESIVKEHIEEIFPGYKLEQSAAFRVTRNADIVIEEEEADDFMMLLEQGLKLRRKGAYVRIQIEQGASDELKNFLSSHLKVFNKDIYEYRTPLALSSMLQIVNNKELSHLCHISYIPKILPPFDENMSIFDVIEKQDVLCYQPYESFDPVASFIKDASKDPRTISIRMTLYRVEKNSQIIRALMDAANDGKQVTVMVELKARFDEENNLYWAKELENAGAHVVYGIAGFKVHAKIAQVIRQMDDGSLKFYAHLGTGNYNGNTAKVYTDVSFFTSNFDIANTDITAFFTILTGYCKNKQLRVLSMSPFQIKEKVLRMIKTESLAGKNGEIIMKMNSLVDDDIIKALYEASNKGVNIKLIVRGICCLIPKMKGHSENIRVISIVGKYLEHARIFYFKHATPQYYISSADMMPRNLERRLEIMTPILNESLHAKLAEILRLQLSDNQLAYELDENGIYKRVENNENPIDSQAILESYISGIYKSFKKGRDKEKANQLAQKFFREN; the protein is encoded by the coding sequence TTTAATAGGGAACTTTCTTGGCTTAAATTTAATACAAGGGTATTAAATCAATGTAGTAAAAATATACCATTGTTAGAAAAATTAAGATTTGTTGTAATTTATTGTACAAATTTAGATGAGTTTTATATGATTAGAGTTGCAGGGTTAAAGCAACTTTTTGCAGCTGGTGTTGTCCCAGCTAATGAAATATCACCACTAGAGCAGTTAAATGCTATTCGTGAGTATTTACATCATGAAAAAGAAACATTGGAAAATTATTATTTTTCTATAATGAAAGAATTAGAAAATGCTAAAGTGTATTTAAAAAATTATAATGAATTAACTAGAAATCAAAGGGGCAAGGCAAAGGAATATTTTTTTAGTACCATAGTTCCTGTGATTGTTCCTATAGCAGTAGATTCTACACACCCTTTTCCACCTCTTAATAATCTTTCATTTTCATTAGTTTTAAAACTTAGTAGCGATACTGATAAACATCATAAATTTGCAATGATTAGAATCCCTAGAGTTTTACCTAGATTTTATGAGGCAGATACAGGGCTTTTTGTCCCTATTGAAAGTATTGTAAAAGAACACATTGAAGAAATATTCCCAGGTTATAAGCTTGAACAAAGTGCTGCTTTTAGGGTAACTAGAAATGCTGATATTGTCATAGAGGAAGAAGAAGCAGATGATTTTATGATGTTACTTGAACAAGGTTTAAAATTAAGAAGAAAAGGTGCTTATGTTAGGATTCAAATAGAGCAGGGTGCAAGTGATGAATTAAAAAATTTTTTAAGCTCACATCTTAAAGTATTTAATAAGGATATTTATGAATACAGGACTCCATTAGCACTCAGCTCAATGCTTCAAATTGTAAATAATAAAGAATTAAGTCATTTGTGTCATATATCTTATATACCTAAAATTTTGCCACCATTTGATGAAAATATGAGTATTTTTGATGTAATAGAAAAACAAGATGTTTTATGTTATCAGCCTTATGAAAGTTTTGACCCTGTAGCATCATTTATTAAAGATGCTAGTAAGGACCCTCGTACAATATCAATTAGAATGACGCTTTATAGGGTTGAAAAAAATTCACAAATTATTAGAGCCTTAATGGATGCTGCAAATGATGGCAAACAAGTTACTGTTATGGTTGAACTTAAAGCTCGTTTTGATGAAGAAAATAACCTTTATTGGGCTAAGGAATTAGAAAATGCTGGAGCTCATGTAGTTTATGGAATAGCAGGTTTTAAAGTTCATGCAAAAATTGCTCAAGTTATAAGACAAATGGATGATGGTAGTCTTAAATTTTATGCGCATTTAGGGACAGGAAATTATAATGGTAATACTGCTAAAGTATATACAGATGTTAGTTTTTTTACATCAAATTTTGATATAGCAAATACTGATATTACAGCATTTTTTACGATTTTAACTGGGTATTGTAAAAACAAGCAATTAAGAGTTTTATCTATGAGTCCTTTTCAGATAAAAGAAAAGGTTTTAAGAATGATAAAAACTGAAAGTTTAGCTGGAAAAAACGGTGAGATAATTATGAAAATGAACTCTTTGGTAGATGATGATATTATCAAAGCACTTTATGAAGCATCTAATAAAGGAGTTAATATAAAATTAATTGTTCGTGGAATTTGTTGTCTTATACCAAAAATGAAAGGTCATAGTGAAAATATTAGAGTAATTAGTATCGTTGGAAAATATCTTGAACATGCTAGAATTTTCTATTTTAAACATGCTACACCTCAATATTATATAAGTAGTGCTGATATGATGCCAAGAAATTTAGAGCGTCGTTTAGAAATAATGACCCCTATTTTAAATGAAAGTTTACATGCAAAACTTGCTGAAATTTTAAGGTTGCAATTAAGTGATAATCAGTTAGCTTACGAATTAGATGAAAATGGAATTTATAAAAGAGTAGAAAATAATGAAAATCCTATAGATTCTCAAGCTATTTTAGAAAGTTATATAAGCGGTATTTATAAAAGCTTTAAAAAGGGACGAGATAAAGAAAAAGCAAATCAACTAGCTCAGAAATTTTTTAGAGAAAATTAA
- the gatB gene encoding Asp-tRNA(Asn)/Glu-tRNA(Gln) amidotransferase subunit GatB, which produces MEFEVVIGLEVHTQLNTKTKIFCSCATSFGEVANTNVCPVCLALPGALPVLNKEALQKAIYFGKAINAKINEVSIFNRKNYFYPDLPKAYQISQFDVAIVEGGKLEIEGDFGKKIVGITRAHLEEDAGKNIHENDNSLVDLNRAGTPLLEIVSEPDIRSADEAVAYLKKLHSIIRFLDISDANMQEGSFRCDVNISIRPKGDNKFYTRVEIKNLNSFKFIQKAIEYEKERQIAAWMDGKYDSEVVQETRLFDTTRLVTKPMRSKEEAAEYRYFADPDLLPVFASADMINVAIPELADEKISRYVSEYGLKEDDAKVLVSSLEMAMFFEYLIKSGCSPKLSTTWLSVELMGLLKGELNITNSPVGKEKLADLIKAIENSEISNKAGKDVLAYLFENDISVSDAIDKLGLKQVSDDGAINAIIDEILSKNADKVAEYKSGKDKLFGFFVGQTMKEGKGAFNPNKVNELLKAKLG; this is translated from the coding sequence ATGGAATTTGAAGTAGTTATTGGTTTAGAAGTTCATACTCAGCTTAATACAAAAACTAAGATTTTTTGTTCTTGTGCGACAAGTTTTGGTGAAGTTGCTAATACTAATGTTTGCCCTGTATGTTTGGCATTGCCTGGAGCTTTACCTGTATTAAATAAAGAAGCTTTACAAAAGGCTATATATTTTGGTAAAGCAATTAATGCAAAAATTAATGAAGTAAGTATTTTTAATAGAAAAAACTATTTTTATCCTGATTTACCTAAAGCTTATCAAATATCACAATTTGATGTGGCAATAGTTGAAGGTGGAAAATTAGAAATTGAAGGTGATTTTGGTAAAAAAATAGTAGGAATTACTAGAGCTCACCTTGAAGAAGATGCAGGTAAAAATATTCACGAAAACGATAATTCTTTAGTGGATTTAAATCGTGCAGGAACTCCACTACTTGAGATTGTAAGTGAGCCAGATATTAGAAGTGCTGATGAAGCTGTAGCTTATCTTAAAAAACTTCATTCTATTATAAGATTTTTAGATATTAGTGATGCTAATATGCAAGAAGGCTCTTTTAGATGTGATGTTAATATATCTATTAGACCTAAAGGCGATAATAAATTTTATACAAGAGTAGAAATTAAGAATTTAAATAGTTTTAAATTTATTCAAAAAGCAATAGAGTATGAGAAAGAACGCCAAATAGCTGCTTGGATGGATGGTAAGTATGATAGTGAAGTAGTTCAAGAAACAAGATTATTTGATACTACAAGACTTGTTACAAAACCTATGAGAAGCAAAGAAGAAGCTGCTGAATATAGATATTTTGCAGACCCTGATTTATTACCTGTATTTGCTAGTGCTGATATGATTAATGTTGCAATTCCTGAACTTGCAGATGAGAAAATATCTCGTTATGTTAGCGAGTATGGGCTAAAAGAAGATGATGCTAAGGTTTTAGTAAGCTCACTAGAAATGGCTATGTTTTTTGAATATTTAATAAAATCAGGTTGTTCTCCAAAACTTAGTACAACTTGGTTAAGTGTAGAATTAATGGGTTTATTAAAAGGTGAATTAAATATAACAAATTCTCCTGTGGGAAAAGAAAAATTAGCAGATTTGATAAAAGCTATTGAAAATAGTGAAATATCAAATAAAGCAGGCAAAGATGTTTTAGCTTATTTGTTTGAAAACGATATAAGTGTAAGCGATGCTATTGATAAACTAGGATTAAAACAAGTTAGTGATGATGGTGCTATTAATGCAATAATAGATGAAATATTATCTAAAAATGCAGATAAAGTAGCTGAATATAAGTCGGGTAAAGATAAATTGTTTGGATTTTTTGTAGGACAGACTATGAAAGAAGGCAAAGGAGCTTTTAATCCAAATAAAGTAAATGAGCTTTTAAAGGCTAAGCTTGGATGA